CGCTCCCAGTCGGGGTTCCGCGCGCGGTCGTGGCGCGGGACCGCGTCGCGGGTGGCCGCGAAGAGGTCCTCCGGTGTCAGGGGGTCCTCCGGCGAGGCGTCCCGCAGGGCCGCGAGCGCCTCGGGGACGAACAGGACGCCGGTCCGAAGCCCCTCGCGGACGCGTTCCGGGGTCGGCTCGGCGTCGGCGCGGACGAACCCCCGCGAGGTCTCCTCGACGAGGTCGAGCGCGCGCAGGAACGCGAGCCAGTCGTTGGCGGTCTGCCGGTCGGGGAGGTCGCGGCGGCGCCGGAGGCGGGCGCAGCAGTCGTCGGTGTCGCCGGGGACGAGCGGGACCGCGCGCTGGTACTCGCGCAGCGCGTCGAGGTCGGCCGGGGGTTCTGGGACGGGTTTGAGTCGCACGGGTTCGGTGGCGAGGTCGGGAGGCCTGTCGCGGCTCAGCGGTAGCCGAACGACTCCGCGAGCAGTTCCTCGTCGGTCTCGCCCACGGTGTAGACGGGACCGTCGACGACGTCGACCGTGACCTGCGCCGGGGCGAACACGCTCTCCGGCACCTCGTAGAAGTCCCAGTCGGCGTCCTCGAACACCTCGACGAAGGGAGTGCCGTACTCCTCGCTCGCGGTCGAGACGATCTCGTCGAACCGGTCGTCGTCGCGCGCGACCTGGAGGTGGACCTCGCCGCCGTACGCCAGGGCGTCGTTGGTCCGGCCCATCGCCTCGGTCTCGTCGCGGGTCGGGGGCGCGAGCGGCGCGGATCCGGAGGCGTGGAGCACGTCGGTCGGCTCGTAGCCGACCTCCAGCAGGCGGAAGACGGCGAGTTCGGCGGCGCGGGCCGCGGTGGTGACGGAGCCGGCGGTCGAGCCGGTGGCGAACGTCGGGAGGAACACGCCCTCGGCGTCGACCTCGGCCATCTCCGCGACCTGCTCCGCGACCGCCTCGTCGGGCAGCGTCGTCGACTCGATCGCCAGCGTGGCGAACTCGGCGGAGTCGTAGTAGCCGACGCGCTCGAACTCCGCTTCGCGACCGACGAGCGCCCGTGCCGGCCCGGAGCCCAGCCCCTCGAAGCCGCCCTCGGTCGTGACCTCCCAGCCCGCCTTCTGCGAGCAGAGCAGCGCGACCGCCGGGTGGTCGGTCGACAGCTCGACGTACTGGCGTGGCGCGCCCGCGAGCCGCCCCATCCGCGTCTGTAGGTTCGCCAGCCCGGCGGTCTGGATCTCCGCCAGCAGCAGTCCCGCCTCGACCCCGCCGGCCGCGTCGACCCCGAAGTCCACGACGGTGGCGCCGTTGTCCAGCTCGTAGCCGACGACGTCCAGTTCGCCGGCGAAATCGAGCGCCTCGTCGACTAACTCGATCGCGGTCCGGTTGATGCTCTCCATACGAGAGCCTACTGGCTCCCCGGTTAAGGGGTTTGGCTGTTCGACTCGGGAACTCTCGGGAGCCACATGGTGTTATTTATAAATGAATTGTGCGGTGGCGCGTGCCTCCGAGTGGCCGCCGGAGGCGGCCGCGAGGAGCACGCGCGAGGGACGCGGTGAGCGCTCAGAGAGCGCGAACCGCGAGGCTGGGGAGGTGTGAGGCCGCGGTGCTGTGCGGTGCGGGAGGGACTCAAAGGGGCAGTCGCCGGCGGCTTCGCCGCCGGCTGCCAGAGACGCGTAGCGTCTCGCTGCCGCGAGGGCGAAGCACGGCGCAGTAAGTACCGCAGCGAGGGAGCGACAGCGACCGAGCGAGGAACGCAGCAAGCCGCGCGAGCCGTCGCGGCTGGGGCTTTGGTAGTGTTCAGCGTCGATCGGAAAGTAGTGACGTATAGCCGAGTGCTGGGGCCTTGGAGGCGTTCACCCGCGGCCCGCCGTCTGTCACTTATAAATGCTCCGCGGAGCCGTCGGTTAAGTAGTCACCAGAATCCGTCGGAGTCGCTCGGGCCGCCGGCCTCCCCGGGACCGGGCGGGCCGCGGGGACCGCTCGGCCGCGGGTCGGGGTTGATCTCGACCGGCTCCGACTCCGCTTCCGGGTCGATCTCCCGGCCCTCCTCGTAGCGGACGAAAGACAGATAAAACGCCTCGCCGCAGCCGACGCCCTCGGCGTCGGGTTCCCGATACGGCTCGTCGCCGCCGACGTCGGTCCCCCGAACCCCGTCGTGGGGGTCCCAGTCGACGCCGTCGCTCTCGCCGCAGACGAACCGGACGCCGTCCGCCTCAACGGCGTTGTCATCCCTCTCACCGTCATTCTCACCTCCTTCCTCCGCGTCGAACGGCTCCGTGGGCGCGACGTAGGACCACCCCTCCAACGGGTACGGCGTCACCGACTTGTCCGCGAGGTACCCCTCGCGTTCGAGCGCGACGAGCGTCCCGCAGTGGGGACAGTAGTACGTGACCGGGTAGCTCATACCGGGCATACGAGACCCATTGATAAACAGCCGTCGCCGCCGCGTCAGGTATTTGATCGCCCTGGCCGACGATCCGGTATCTCATCCGATACCCCTGCCGACGGCTCGGACGCATCGGACGACCCCTCCGGACTCGTCACGCGACGGCGGCTCCTGTACGGCGTCGCGGGCGGCGTCGGCCTCCTCGGCGGCGGCGGGCTCTACGTCGCGAACGCGCTCGGCGGCGACGCCGGCGGGTACGAGGCCCCCGAGGCGCAGCCGATGGTGTCGACGCGAGGGCGCCTCGACGAGGACGACCCGACGGAGCGGTCGGGTTCGTGGGCGTTCGACGGAGCGGACTCCGTGGTCCTGTTCGTTCACGGGCTCGGCGCGGACGCCGAGTCCGCTCGTAATCAGGCGTACACCGCCCGGCTGGGGCTCGCCGCCGCGACGGAGACAGCGG
The sequence above is a segment of the Halorubrum sp. 2020YC2 genome. Coding sequences within it:
- the mch gene encoding methenyltetrahydromethanopterin cyclohydrolase yields the protein MESINRTAIELVDEALDFAGELDVVGYELDNGATVVDFGVDAAGGVEAGLLLAEIQTAGLANLQTRMGRLAGAPRQYVELSTDHPAVALLCSQKAGWEVTTEGGFEGLGSGPARALVGREAEFERVGYYDSAEFATLAIESTTLPDEAVAEQVAEMAEVDAEGVFLPTFATGSTAGSVTTAARAAELAVFRLLEVGYEPTDVLHASGSAPLAPPTRDETEAMGRTNDALAYGGEVHLQVARDDDRFDEIVSTASEEYGTPFVEVFEDADWDFYEVPESVFAPAQVTVDVVDGPVYTVGETDEELLAESFGYR